A section of the Acidimicrobiales bacterium genome encodes:
- a CDS encoding VOC family protein yields the protein MVQPIPDNYPRVSPYLRVDGGAAAIDFYTSVFGFTERGRMPGPDGRLGHAELELGDSLVMLADEFPEMGQVGPQKIGGSPVTISIYVEDVDAVVAKAVDAGATVVAPAEDQFYGDRLGVVQDPFGHNWSVASHIEDVSPEEMERRAAETMGGG from the coding sequence CCAACCCATTCCCGACAACTATCCCCGGGTCAGCCCTTACCTGCGGGTCGACGGTGGCGCCGCCGCCATCGACTTCTACACGTCGGTGTTCGGCTTCACCGAGCGAGGCCGCATGCCCGGCCCCGACGGCCGCCTCGGGCACGCCGAGCTGGAGCTGGGCGACTCACTGGTCATGCTGGCCGACGAGTTCCCCGAGATGGGCCAGGTCGGCCCGCAGAAGATCGGCGGCTCGCCGGTGACGATCAGCATCTACGTCGAGGACGTCGACGCCGTCGTGGCCAAGGCCGTCGATGCCGGCGCCACCGTCGTCGCGCCGGCCGAGGACCAGTTCTACGGCGACCGCCTGGGCGTCGTCCAGGACCCGTTCGGCCACAACTGGAGCGTCGCGTCGCACATCGAGGACGTGTCGCCCGAGGAGATGGAGCGGCGGGCCGCCGAGACGATGGGCGGCGGCTGA